Proteins encoded by one window of Crassostrea angulata isolate pt1a10 chromosome 9, ASM2561291v2, whole genome shotgun sequence:
- the LOC128164095 gene encoding uncharacterized protein LOC128164095: protein MDPQHSGQDVLRCDHCEALAPKLYCDICHHNLCKKCVGEHILDESKKHNVVPFKNRRSTVFYPICPKHTTKQCELFCEQCASPICSSCVSSSDHNRHKFLDIFERQREDLQKDLHELETYIYPRYQQMASNIIAQKADLCQNSQKLTINLNKQRETWQKEIDTIISNLKSNAKEMETKQLGLLKNQEDNISRTICEITQNIVDLKKLLDSKDMCLLVHEYKSRNAEFRKFPPQCKVSLPIFSPHPIDTEQVQKQFGTLSSKEHVYDNEGTDSGAIPSNSPLLDVPQIKTTINTAIGHSFINSVACRSGEEIWTCGVDSIMIMKLHNLQGQLLKSIETKSRNVPSDIAVTRDGSLVYTDPSDRTVNIVKNAKPQEVIRLQGWRPRSACVAKSGDLLVIMLSDDIQRTKVVRYSGSIKKQTIQFNDKGQPLYSSGPTKKCITENRNLDICVSDYMAGSVIVVDQIGNLRFTYTGQPTKRQFDPIGVATDSQSRILTAGSNDYRIHIIDQNGKFLRFIDNCHLQNPCDLCMDTKDNLFVAENRIGKVKKIQYCGTIIR from the coding sequence ATGGATCCTCAACACAGCGGCCAGGATGTGTTGCGGTGTGACCATTGTGAAGCACTTGCCCCAAAATTATACTGTGACATCTGTCATCATAACCTTTGTAAGAAATGTGTGGGAGAACACATCTTGGACGAATCAAAAAAACACAACGTAGTGCCATTTAAAAACCGTAGATCGACAGTTTTTTATCCTATTTGTCCTAAACATACAACAAAGCAATGCGAGCTATTTTGTGAACAATGTGCTAGCCCTATTTGCTCAAGTTGTGTGTCTTCAAGCGACCATAATAGACAcaaatttcttgatatttttgaaagGCAAAGAGAAGATTTACAAAAAGATTTGCATGAATTGGAAACATATATTTATCCAAGATATCAACAGATGGCATCCAACATCATTGCCCAGAAAGCTGATCTGTGTCaaaattcccaaaaattgaccATAAACTTAAACAAACAAAGAGAAACATGGCAAAAAGAAATAGACACTATAATCAGCAACCTTAAATCTAATGCTAAAGAAATGGAAACCAAACAACTTGGCCTTTTGAAAAACCAGGAAGATAACATTTCACGCACTATTTGCGAAATCACACAGAATATTGTTGATCTTAAGAAGTTACTTGACTCCAAGGACATGTGCCTTCTTGTCCATGAATATAAATCCAGGAACGCTGAATTTAGAAAATTTCCTCCTCAATGCAAGGTTTCGTTACCAATTTTTTCTCCACATCCAATCGACACGGAACAAGTTCAAAAGCAATTTGGTACGCTGTCCTCAAAAGAGCATGTTTACGACAATGAAGGTACAGATTCTGGCGCCATTCCTTCAAACAGCCCACTGCTAGATGTCCCCCAGATCAAAACGACCATAAACACAGCTATAGGCCATAGCTTTATAAACAGCGTGGCTTGTCGTAGTGGAGAGGAAATATGGACCTGTGGTGTTGACAGCATTATGATTATGAAACTACATAATCTCCAGGGACAACTATTGAAGTCCATCGAAACCAAGTCAAGAAACGTGCCTTctgacatagcagtgacaagagATGGTtctctagtttatactgatccAAGTGACAGAACTGTTAACATAGTGAAGAATGCAAAACCTCAGGaagtgatcagactacagggATGGAGGCCTCGAAGTGCCTGTGTCGCCAAGTCTGGTGACCTTCTGGTGATCATGCTCAGCGACGACATTCAAAGAACTAAAGTTGTACGTTATTCTGGCTCCATAAAGAAGCAAACCATTCAATTCAATGACAAAGGTCAACCTCTTTATTCATCTGGCCCCACCAAAAAATGTATCACAGAGAACAGGAatctagatatctgtgtgtccgACTACATGGCCGGTTCAGTTATAGTGGTCGATCAGATTGGAAATCTCAGATTTACATACACTGGTCAACCGACAAAGAGACAATTTGACCCGATAGGCGTGGCTACAGACAGCCAGAGCCGTATCCTGACAGCGGGCAGCAATGATTACCGAATCCATATCATCGATCAAAACGGAAAATTTCTTCGGTTCATTGACAATTGTCATTTGCAAAATCCATGTGATTTATGCATGGATACCAAGGACAACCTCTTTGTAGCTGAGAACAGAATTGGGAAAGTGAAGAAAATTCAGTATTGTGGAACCATCATTCGTTGA